Proteins encoded in a region of the Haloarcula sp. CBA1129 genome:
- a CDS encoding DEAD/DEAH box helicase, which yields MSQQAAQVETLFLHEHGEEFRVAAHRDGERLFHGILELKETDAGPRPRRLRVKDGTSEELRSPDQFVDLARRAARIRISEQTAPLARERVREMLDAYQIEAKVVRTCRLCASDGRYSPITSETAIETDDETICPECARQQLDRELAFKGNISGDARDRLEELLLEVQDLDRVTNLLSGQLDPDLTKFDEISATVDEVDPVRVDSLDLHPGMQEHLESRFDTLLPVQSLAVEHGATEGRDQLVVSATATGKTLIGEMAGIDRVLNNKGTMLFLVPLVALANQKYEQFQDRYGDMVDVSLRVGASRIADEGGRFDPEADVIVGTYEGIDHALRTGKDLGTVGTVVIDEVHTLGEDERGHRLDGLISRLKYYCESGGSPDSGDTQWIYLSATVGNPGQLADQLRATLIEFEERPVPIERHVTFADGREKIETEKKLVKRAFDNKSSKGYRGQTIIFTNSRRRCHQISRKLEYSSAPYHAGLDNRKRQRVERQFADQDLAAVVTTAALAAGVDFPASQVIFDSLAMGIEWLTVQEFSQMLGRAGRPDYHDKGTVYMLVEPDCSYHNSMEMTEDEVAFKLLKGEMEPVITRYDEGSAVEETLANVTVAGKEAKRLNDRMVGEVPTKHALGKLLEYEFIDGLAPTPLGRAVTRHFLAPDESFQLLDGIRKGQHPYEIVADMELRDEH from the coding sequence GTGTCACAGCAGGCCGCACAGGTAGAGACGCTGTTCCTCCACGAACACGGCGAGGAGTTCCGCGTCGCCGCCCACCGGGACGGCGAGCGGCTCTTCCACGGCATCCTCGAACTGAAAGAGACCGACGCCGGCCCCCGCCCACGCCGCCTCCGAGTCAAGGACGGGACCAGCGAGGAGCTTCGCTCGCCCGACCAGTTCGTCGACCTCGCCCGCCGTGCGGCCCGCATTCGCATCTCAGAACAGACCGCGCCGCTCGCACGCGAGCGCGTCCGTGAAATGCTCGACGCGTACCAGATCGAGGCCAAGGTCGTCCGGACCTGCCGGCTGTGTGCCTCCGACGGCCGCTATTCGCCGATTACGAGCGAAACGGCAATCGAGACCGACGACGAGACCATCTGTCCGGAGTGCGCTCGCCAGCAGCTCGACCGCGAACTCGCGTTCAAAGGCAATATTAGCGGCGACGCCCGGGACCGGCTCGAAGAGCTGCTGCTCGAAGTACAGGACCTCGACCGCGTGACGAACCTCCTGTCCGGCCAGCTGGACCCGGATCTGACGAAGTTCGACGAGATATCGGCGACTGTCGACGAGGTCGATCCCGTCCGCGTCGACTCGCTGGACCTTCACCCGGGGATGCAAGAGCACCTCGAATCCCGGTTCGACACGCTGTTGCCGGTCCAGAGCCTCGCCGTCGAGCACGGCGCAACAGAGGGCCGCGACCAGCTCGTCGTGAGCGCGACGGCGACGGGGAAGACGCTCATCGGTGAGATGGCCGGCATCGACCGCGTCCTGAACAACAAGGGAACAATGCTGTTTCTCGTCCCGCTGGTCGCGCTTGCGAACCAGAAATACGAGCAGTTTCAGGACCGCTATGGCGACATGGTCGACGTGTCGCTCCGCGTTGGCGCAAGTCGCATCGCCGACGAGGGCGGTCGCTTCGACCCCGAGGCCGATGTCATCGTGGGGACCTACGAGGGAATCGACCACGCGCTCCGGACCGGCAAGGACCTCGGCACCGTCGGCACCGTCGTCATCGACGAGGTGCACACGCTCGGCGAAGACGAGCGGGGCCACCGGCTGGACGGCCTGATTTCGCGGCTCAAGTACTACTGTGAATCCGGAGGTTCACCCGATAGCGGCGACACGCAGTGGATTTACCTCTCGGCGACGGTCGGCAACCCCGGCCAGCTGGCCGACCAGCTCCGGGCGACGCTCATCGAGTTCGAGGAACGGCCGGTCCCCATCGAGCGCCACGTCACGTTCGCCGACGGCCGCGAGAAAATCGAGACGGAAAAGAAGCTCGTCAAGCGGGCCTTCGACAACAAATCCAGTAAGGGCTATCGCGGCCAGACAATCATCTTCACGAACTCCCGGCGGCGCTGTCACCAGATTTCACGGAAACTGGAGTACAGTTCCGCGCCGTACCACGCCGGGCTGGACAACCGGAAGCGCCAGCGAGTCGAACGGCAGTTCGCTGATCAGGACCTCGCGGCGGTCGTCACGACGGCGGCGCTCGCGGCGGGGGTCGACTTCCCGGCCTCGCAGGTCATCTTCGACTCGCTGGCGATGGGTATCGAATGGCTCACCGTCCAAGAGTTCAGCCAGATGCTCGGCCGCGCGGGTCGCCCGGACTACCACGACAAGGGCACCGTCTACATGCTGGTCGAACCCGACTGTTCGTACCACAACAGCATGGAGATGACTGAGGACGAGGTGGCGTTCAAGCTGTTGAAAGGCGAGATGGAGCCGGTCATCACCCGCTACGACGAGGGGTCGGCCGTCGAGGAGACGCTTGCGAACGTCACCGTCGCTGGCAAGGAGGCCAAGCGGCTCAACGACCGGATGGTCGGGGAGGTGCCGACCAAGCACGCGCTGGGGAAGCTGCTCGAGTACGAGTTCATCGACGGCCTCGCTCCGACGCCGCTGGGCCGGGCCGTCACCCGGCACTTCCTCGCGCCGGACGAATCATTCCAGTTGCTCGACGGCATCCGCAAGGGACAGCATCCCTACGAGATCGTCGCCGACATGGAACTGCGCGACGAGCACTAG
- a CDS encoding cupin domain-containing protein translates to MSEPLIRRAADIEYDAVDAADGLEKGVLIGEENGGGTLAIRRFTLAPGGSVPKHTNEIEHEQYVLSGSYTVGIEGEESEVEAGDSLHIPAGAVHWYRNEGDEPGAFLCAVPAGDDEIKLQK, encoded by the coding sequence ATGAGCGAGCCACTGATTCGCCGGGCCGCGGACATCGAGTACGACGCCGTCGACGCAGCCGACGGGCTGGAGAAGGGCGTCCTCATTGGCGAGGAGAACGGCGGCGGGACTCTCGCAATCCGTCGCTTCACCCTCGCCCCCGGTGGTAGCGTGCCGAAACACACCAACGAAATCGAACACGAGCAGTACGTCCTCTCGGGAAGCTACACCGTCGGCATCGAGGGCGAAGAGTCCGAGGTCGAAGCCGGCGACAGCCTCCACATCCCCGCCGGCGCTGTCCACTGGTATCGCAACGAGGGGGACGAGCCGGGCGCGTTCCTCTGTGCGGTTCCCGCCGGCGACGACGAAATCAAGCTCCAGAAGTGA
- a CDS encoding site-2 protease family protein, with the protein MRRFRIGSAFGIPIQLDLTFLLVLPLFAWIIGTQIEQTTELLNRTLNAGLDVAVLTDGGLVWVLGIGAAVGLFTGVVLHELGHSLVAIRYGFPIDSITLWLFGGIAQLSEMPEDWKQELVIAIAGPIVSVAVGVVCYVAFQILPSGAATAIESARFILGYLALMNIALAAFNMLPGFPMDGGRVLRALLARRRTYARATTIAAEVGKVFAVFLGLYGIFVLGNIFLAGLAFFIYIGAAGESRQTSMRAAFEGVTVADVMTPADRVTTVPEDMSVRELIQTMFRERHTGYPVERDGEVVGLVALEDARAVQEVERDAYTVGDVMTAEIITISPDTDVMDALTSLQQNSVGRLLVTDEDDAFEGLLTRSDIMTALSIIKSSSDYTAIGESETETVRPESKIER; encoded by the coding sequence ATGCGCCGGTTTCGCATCGGAAGCGCGTTCGGAATCCCGATCCAGTTGGACCTGACGTTTCTCCTCGTGCTACCCCTGTTCGCCTGGATTATCGGGACACAGATCGAGCAGACGACCGAGCTGTTGAACAGGACGCTAAACGCCGGTTTGGACGTGGCTGTTCTCACCGACGGCGGGCTCGTGTGGGTACTCGGGATCGGTGCGGCCGTCGGCCTGTTTACCGGCGTCGTCCTCCACGAACTCGGGCACTCCCTCGTTGCCATCCGCTATGGCTTCCCCATCGACTCCATCACGCTCTGGCTGTTCGGCGGTATCGCACAGCTCAGCGAGATGCCCGAAGACTGGAAGCAAGAGCTGGTCATCGCCATCGCCGGCCCGATTGTCAGCGTCGCCGTCGGCGTTGTCTGTTACGTCGCGTTCCAGATTCTCCCAAGCGGGGCGGCGACAGCTATCGAATCAGCGCGGTTCATCCTCGGCTATCTCGCCCTGATGAACATCGCGCTGGCGGCGTTCAACATGCTTCCGGGCTTCCCGATGGACGGGGGCCGCGTCCTGCGCGCGCTGCTTGCTCGCCGGCGAACGTACGCCAGAGCGACGACCATCGCCGCCGAAGTCGGGAAGGTGTTCGCCGTCTTCCTCGGCCTCTATGGCATCTTCGTCCTCGGAAACATCTTCCTCGCCGGCCTCGCCTTCTTCATCTACATCGGCGCGGCGGGCGAATCCCGCCAGACCTCGATGCGGGCCGCGTTCGAAGGCGTCACCGTCGCAGACGTGATGACGCCGGCAGACCGCGTAACGACGGTCCCCGAGGATATGTCCGTCCGCGAACTCATCCAGACGATGTTCAGGGAGCGCCACACCGGCTACCCCGTTGAGCGCGACGGCGAGGTCGTCGGCCTCGTGGCACTCGAAGACGCCCGCGCCGTGCAGGAGGTCGAGCGGGACGCGTACACCGTCGGCGACGTGATGACGGCGGAGATTATCACAATCAGTCCAGATACCGACGTGATGGACGCACTGACCTCACTTCAGCAGAACTCCGTCGGCCGCCTGCTCGTCACTGACGAAGACGACGCCTTCGAGGGGCTCCTGACACGGTCTGATATCATGACGGCACTCTCGATTATCAAATCCAGCAGCGACTACACCGCCATCGGCGAGTCGGAGACCGAGACTGTCCGACCAGAATCGAAAATAGAACGGTAG